One stretch of Tachysurus fulvidraco isolate hzauxx_2018 chromosome 12, HZAU_PFXX_2.0, whole genome shotgun sequence DNA includes these proteins:
- the slc22a15 gene encoding solute carrier family 22 member 15 codes for MDLEEAFQLVGEFGGHQKRMVGVLVLLQIYMACQCMLIILIGAVPEYPLEVVTLSGGDFTQSATFKEDVSSIVTEWYLVKQDAYKVSLAGSLFFVGVLFGNVLFGPLSDKIGRKPIFLMSLFFEVLFAYGSALAPTYELFALSRLMVGMMNGGMALVCFILSQEYVGKSYWALTGTISNMTFAVGIALFALLGYCIRSWRNLAAAANSPGVLLFLFCIMLPESPRWLYSQGRTVQAEKVLQDFARRNGKGNVTLKLRKTPGTTGTETPKAGLLQLVKHRVLRCRTIVLMYVWYACSLVYYGLTMNASDDKGSLFLTVAMYGLVELPAYPLCIYFINKSWSGRQKSLASFLILAGLCCLLSVMVPVQPGSVFSGSCFALLGKLMVSAAFNIVYVYTSELYPTVIRNAGLGVCSMSCRVGGILAPFVPSMKVLHASMPFIAFCLTGVSAGVMGLLLPETLNKPMAETLEELPAPVYHRMLDTQVHLLADEQLSKRRGSESE; via the exons ATGGATTTGGAAGAAGCTTTTCAACTGGTCGGAGAGTTTGGTGGACACCAGAAACGGATGGTCGGTGTGTTGGTACTGCTGCAG ATCTACATGGCGTGTCAGTGCATGCTCATCATTCTCATCGGTGCTGTACCTGAGTACCCGCTCGAGGTCGTCACGCTGAGCGGAGGAGATTTCACGCAGTCTGCGACGTTCAAGGAAGACGTCAGCTCCATTGTGACAGAG TGGTACCTGGTCAAGCAGGATGCGTACAAAGTGAGCCTGGCAGGATCGCTGTTTTTTGTTGGCGTGCTGTTTGGGAACGTGCTGTTTGGCCCGCTGTCTGATAAAATTGGAAGGAAACCCATCTTCCTCATGA gtctgTTCTTTGAGGTGCTCTTTGCCTATGGCAGCGCGCTGGCCCCCACTTATGAGCTCTTCGCTCTGTCTCGACTGATGGTGGGGATGATGAACGGAGGGATGGCGCTCGTCTGCTTCATCCTCTCACAGGAGTATGTGGGGAAATCCTACTGGGCTCTGACAG gcACGATATCCAACATGACCTTTGCAGTGGGCATCGCTTTGTTTGCTCTTCTTGGCTACTGCATCAGGTCCTGGAGAAACCTGGCTGCGGCAGCTAACAGCCCCGGAgtgcttctctttctcttctgcaT CATGCTGCCTGAGTCTCCACGCTGGCTGTACTCTCAGGGCCGGACGGTGCAGGCAGAGAAAGTGCTGCAGGATTTTGCTCGTCGGAACGGAAAAGGAAACGTGACTCTGAAGCTGCGGAAAACTCCGGGCACAACGGGCACAGAGACGCCTAAGGCTGGACTGCTGCAGCTGGTCAAGCACCGCGTGCTGCGCTGCAGGACTATCGTCCTCATGTACGTCTG gtacGCTTGCAGTCTGGTATATTATGGACTGACAATGAATGCGAGCGATGATAAAGGGAGTCTTTTTCTCACTGTAGCCATGTACGGCCTGGTGGAGCTGCCAGCCTACCCACTGTGCATATACTTCATCAATAAGTCCTg GTCAGGGAGACAAAAATCTTTAGCCAGTTTTCTTATCCTTGCCGGCCTGTGCTGTCTTCTCTCGGTGATGGTCCCTGTTCAGCCTG ggtctGTGTTCAGTGGCAGCTGTTTTGCTCTTTTGGGGAAGCTGATGGTCAGTGCTGCCTTCAACATTGTCTATGTGTATACGTCAGAACTTTACCCCACTGTTATCAG gaACGCAGGGTTGGGTGTGTGCTCCATGTCTTGTAGGGTTGGAGGTATTTTGGCTCCCTTTGTACCCAGCATG AAAGTGCTGCACGCGTCCATGCCGTTCATAGCGTTTTGTCTGACCGGTGTGTCAGCCGGAGTCATGGGACTCCTCCTCCCAGAAACACTCAACAAGCCAATGGCCGAGACGTTAGAGGAACTCCCTGCCCCCGTTTATCACCGAATGCTAGACACTCAG GTTCATCTGCTGGCGGATGAGCAGTTGTCTAAACGCAGAGGATCTGAAAGTGAataa